One Glycine max cultivar Williams 82 chromosome 6, Glycine_max_v4.0, whole genome shotgun sequence DNA segment encodes these proteins:
- the LOC100794323 gene encoding PI-PLC-like phosphodiesterase domain-contiaing protein isoform X9 — protein sequence MMQSSRSRKAALRVRVPSRKLMILSLAIFAILPPIFFHFRLRRLQQLQFTKCRWLNDPPLVCAHGGDSSKASPNTMASYFHALQSRVDCIEIDVSRSSDGVLFALHDRDLQRLTGSATSKVGYLNSKEVEKTECSNCLIWAKSDILARDVIKLSSEITVGYIVMREPSTGARTNLLRMKGAEVVGVYHPLIDENLVKVLHRRNKKVYAWTVDDVESMQKVLFEHVDAIVTSNPTFLQRLMQDIKTQCLEEGYSLPR from the exons ATGATGCAGAGTTCAAGATCACGAAAAGCAGCGTTGAGAGTCAGAGTTCCTTCGCGGAAGCTGATGATTCTCTCTCTGGCCATTTTCGCCATTCTCCCTCCCATTTTCTTCCACTTCCGCCTCCGACGCCTCCAACAGCTGCAATTCACAAAGTGCCGTTGGCTCAACGATCCTCCTCTGGTCTGCGCCCACGGTGGCGATTCTTCCAAGGCTTCTCCAAACACC ATGGCGTCCTATTTCCACGCTCTTCAGTCTCGCGTCGACTGCATTGAGATCGACGTTTCTCGTTCTTCTGACGGAGTTCTCTTTGCTCTCCATGACAG GGATTTGCAGCGCTTAACTGGAAGCGCTACTTCTAAAGTTGGTTACTTGAACTCAAAAGAG GTGGAGAAGACGGAGTGCAGCAATTGCCTCATATGGGCTAAAAGTGACATTTTAGCAAGAGATGTAATTAAACTCTCATCAGAAATTACA GTTGGCTACATTGTTATGAGAGAACCTTCTACTGGAGCTAGGACAAATTTGTTGAGAATGAAAGGTGCTGAGGTTGTTGGTGTCTATCATCCACTGATTGATGAAAATCTTGTGAAAGTTTTGCACAG GAGGAACAAAAAGGTGTATGCCTGGACAGTTGATGATGTAGAATCCATGCAAAAGGTGTTGTTTGAACATGTTGATGCTATTGTTACGAGCAACCCGACTTTTCTTCAACGCCTAATGCAAGATATCAAAACACAATGTCTTGAAGAGGGTTATTCATTACCACGCTAA
- the LOC100794323 gene encoding PI-PLC-like phosphodiesterase domain-contiaing protein isoform X2, with amino-acid sequence MMQSSRSRKAALRVRVPSRKLMILSLAIFAILPPIFFHFRLRRLQQLQFTKCRWLNDPPLVCAHGGDSSKASPNTMASYFHALQSRVDCIEIDVSRSSDGVLFALHDRDLQRLTGSATSKVGYLNSKEIRELSASRQSTSKFTDQSILTIQDALMLTANSVRQIVLDVKVGPPFYEKELAKDVLSIVEKTECSNCLIWAKSDILARDVIKLSSEITVGYIVMREPSTGARTNLLRMKGAEVVGVYHPLIDENLVKVLHRRNKKVYAWTVDDVESMQKVLFEHVDAIVTSNPTFLQRLMQDIKTQCLEEGYSLPR; translated from the exons ATGATGCAGAGTTCAAGATCACGAAAAGCAGCGTTGAGAGTCAGAGTTCCTTCGCGGAAGCTGATGATTCTCTCTCTGGCCATTTTCGCCATTCTCCCTCCCATTTTCTTCCACTTCCGCCTCCGACGCCTCCAACAGCTGCAATTCACAAAGTGCCGTTGGCTCAACGATCCTCCTCTGGTCTGCGCCCACGGTGGCGATTCTTCCAAGGCTTCTCCAAACACC ATGGCGTCCTATTTCCACGCTCTTCAGTCTCGCGTCGACTGCATTGAGATCGACGTTTCTCGTTCTTCTGACGGAGTTCTCTTTGCTCTCCATGACAG GGATTTGCAGCGCTTAACTGGAAGCGCTACTTCTAAAGTTGGTTACTTGAACTCAAAAGAG ATTAGAGAGCTTAGTGCTTCACGTCAGTCTACCTCCAAGTTTACTGATCAAAGTATACTTACAATCCAAGATGCTCTGATG TTGACTGCAAATTCAGTACGCCAGATAGTTCTAGATGTTAAGGTTGGGCCCCCATTTTATGAGAAAGAGCTTGCCAAAGATGTTCTCTCTATT GTGGAGAAGACGGAGTGCAGCAATTGCCTCATATGGGCTAAAAGTGACATTTTAGCAAGAGATGTAATTAAACTCTCATCAGAAATTACA GTTGGCTACATTGTTATGAGAGAACCTTCTACTGGAGCTAGGACAAATTTGTTGAGAATGAAAGGTGCTGAGGTTGTTGGTGTCTATCATCCACTGATTGATGAAAATCTTGTGAAAGTTTTGCACAG GAGGAACAAAAAGGTGTATGCCTGGACAGTTGATGATGTAGAATCCATGCAAAAGGTGTTGTTTGAACATGTTGATGCTATTGTTACGAGCAACCCGACTTTTCTTCAACGCCTAATGCAAGATATCAAAACACAATGTCTTGAAGAGGGTTATTCATTACCACGCTAA
- the LOC100794323 gene encoding PI-PLC-like phosphodiesterase domain-contiaing protein isoform X1, whose protein sequence is MMQSSRSRKAALRVRVPSRKLMILSLAIFAILPPIFFHFRLRRLQQLQFTKCRWLNDPPLVCAHGGDSSKASPNTMASYFHALQSRVDCIEIDVSRSSDGVLFALHDRDLQRLTGSATSKVGYLNSKEIRELSASRQSTSKFTDQSILTIQDALMLTANSVRQIVLDVKVGPPFYEKELAKDVLSIVEKTECSNCLIWAKSDILARDVIKLSSEITSGMMQVGYIVMREPSTGARTNLLRMKGAEVVGVYHPLIDENLVKVLHRRNKKVYAWTVDDVESMQKVLFEHVDAIVTSNPTFLQRLMQDIKTQCLEEGYSLPR, encoded by the exons ATGATGCAGAGTTCAAGATCACGAAAAGCAGCGTTGAGAGTCAGAGTTCCTTCGCGGAAGCTGATGATTCTCTCTCTGGCCATTTTCGCCATTCTCCCTCCCATTTTCTTCCACTTCCGCCTCCGACGCCTCCAACAGCTGCAATTCACAAAGTGCCGTTGGCTCAACGATCCTCCTCTGGTCTGCGCCCACGGTGGCGATTCTTCCAAGGCTTCTCCAAACACC ATGGCGTCCTATTTCCACGCTCTTCAGTCTCGCGTCGACTGCATTGAGATCGACGTTTCTCGTTCTTCTGACGGAGTTCTCTTTGCTCTCCATGACAG GGATTTGCAGCGCTTAACTGGAAGCGCTACTTCTAAAGTTGGTTACTTGAACTCAAAAGAG ATTAGAGAGCTTAGTGCTTCACGTCAGTCTACCTCCAAGTTTACTGATCAAAGTATACTTACAATCCAAGATGCTCTGATG TTGACTGCAAATTCAGTACGCCAGATAGTTCTAGATGTTAAGGTTGGGCCCCCATTTTATGAGAAAGAGCTTGCCAAAGATGTTCTCTCTATT GTGGAGAAGACGGAGTGCAGCAATTGCCTCATATGGGCTAAAAGTGACATTTTAGCAAGAGATGTAATTAAACTCTCATCAGAAATTACA TCGGGGATGATGCAGGTTGGCTACATTGTTATGAGAGAACCTTCTACTGGAGCTAGGACAAATTTGTTGAGAATGAAAGGTGCTGAGGTTGTTGGTGTCTATCATCCACTGATTGATGAAAATCTTGTGAAAGTTTTGCACAG GAGGAACAAAAAGGTGTATGCCTGGACAGTTGATGATGTAGAATCCATGCAAAAGGTGTTGTTTGAACATGTTGATGCTATTGTTACGAGCAACCCGACTTTTCTTCAACGCCTAATGCAAGATATCAAAACACAATGTCTTGAAGAGGGTTATTCATTACCACGCTAA
- the LOC100794323 gene encoding PI-PLC-like phosphodiesterase domain-contiaing protein isoform X7 produces the protein MMQSSRSRKAALRVRVPSRKLMILSLAIFAILPPIFFHFRLRRLQQLQFTKCRWLNDPPLVCAHGGDSSKASPNTMASYFHALQSRVDCIEIDVSRSSDGVLFALHDRDLQRLTGSATSKVGYLNSKELTANSVRQIVLDVKVGPPFYEKELAKDVLSIVEKTECSNCLIWAKSDILARDVIKLSSEITSGMMQVGYIVMREPSTGARTNLLRMKGAEVVGVYHPLIDENLVKVLHRRNKKVYAWTVDDVESMQKVLFEHVDAIVTSNPTFLQRLMQDIKTQCLEEGYSLPR, from the exons ATGATGCAGAGTTCAAGATCACGAAAAGCAGCGTTGAGAGTCAGAGTTCCTTCGCGGAAGCTGATGATTCTCTCTCTGGCCATTTTCGCCATTCTCCCTCCCATTTTCTTCCACTTCCGCCTCCGACGCCTCCAACAGCTGCAATTCACAAAGTGCCGTTGGCTCAACGATCCTCCTCTGGTCTGCGCCCACGGTGGCGATTCTTCCAAGGCTTCTCCAAACACC ATGGCGTCCTATTTCCACGCTCTTCAGTCTCGCGTCGACTGCATTGAGATCGACGTTTCTCGTTCTTCTGACGGAGTTCTCTTTGCTCTCCATGACAG GGATTTGCAGCGCTTAACTGGAAGCGCTACTTCTAAAGTTGGTTACTTGAACTCAAAAGAG TTGACTGCAAATTCAGTACGCCAGATAGTTCTAGATGTTAAGGTTGGGCCCCCATTTTATGAGAAAGAGCTTGCCAAAGATGTTCTCTCTATT GTGGAGAAGACGGAGTGCAGCAATTGCCTCATATGGGCTAAAAGTGACATTTTAGCAAGAGATGTAATTAAACTCTCATCAGAAATTACA TCGGGGATGATGCAGGTTGGCTACATTGTTATGAGAGAACCTTCTACTGGAGCTAGGACAAATTTGTTGAGAATGAAAGGTGCTGAGGTTGTTGGTGTCTATCATCCACTGATTGATGAAAATCTTGTGAAAGTTTTGCACAG GAGGAACAAAAAGGTGTATGCCTGGACAGTTGATGATGTAGAATCCATGCAAAAGGTGTTGTTTGAACATGTTGATGCTATTGTTACGAGCAACCCGACTTTTCTTCAACGCCTAATGCAAGATATCAAAACACAATGTCTTGAAGAGGGTTATTCATTACCACGCTAA
- the LOC100794323 gene encoding PI-PLC-like phosphodiesterase domain-contiaing protein isoform X6: protein MMQSSRSRKAALRVRVPSRKLMILSLAIFAILPPIFFHFRLRRLQQLQFTKCRWLNDPPLVCAHGGDSSKASPNTSRVDCIEIDVSRSSDGVLFALHDRDLQRLTGSATSKVGYLNSKEIRELSASRQSTSKFTDQSILTIQDALMLTANSVRQIVLDVKVGPPFYEKELAKDVLSIVEKTECSNCLIWAKSDILARDVGYIVMREPSTGARTNLLRMKGAEVVGVYHPLIDENLVKVLHRRNKKVYAWTVDDVESMQKVLFEHVDAIVTSNPTFLQRLMQDIKTQCLEEGYSLPR, encoded by the exons ATGATGCAGAGTTCAAGATCACGAAAAGCAGCGTTGAGAGTCAGAGTTCCTTCGCGGAAGCTGATGATTCTCTCTCTGGCCATTTTCGCCATTCTCCCTCCCATTTTCTTCCACTTCCGCCTCCGACGCCTCCAACAGCTGCAATTCACAAAGTGCCGTTGGCTCAACGATCCTCCTCTGGTCTGCGCCCACGGTGGCGATTCTTCCAAGGCTTCTCCAAACACC TCTCGCGTCGACTGCATTGAGATCGACGTTTCTCGTTCTTCTGACGGAGTTCTCTTTGCTCTCCATGACAG GGATTTGCAGCGCTTAACTGGAAGCGCTACTTCTAAAGTTGGTTACTTGAACTCAAAAGAG ATTAGAGAGCTTAGTGCTTCACGTCAGTCTACCTCCAAGTTTACTGATCAAAGTATACTTACAATCCAAGATGCTCTGATG TTGACTGCAAATTCAGTACGCCAGATAGTTCTAGATGTTAAGGTTGGGCCCCCATTTTATGAGAAAGAGCTTGCCAAAGATGTTCTCTCTATT GTGGAGAAGACGGAGTGCAGCAATTGCCTCATATGGGCTAAAAGTGACATTTTAGCAAGAGAT GTTGGCTACATTGTTATGAGAGAACCTTCTACTGGAGCTAGGACAAATTTGTTGAGAATGAAAGGTGCTGAGGTTGTTGGTGTCTATCATCCACTGATTGATGAAAATCTTGTGAAAGTTTTGCACAG GAGGAACAAAAAGGTGTATGCCTGGACAGTTGATGATGTAGAATCCATGCAAAAGGTGTTGTTTGAACATGTTGATGCTATTGTTACGAGCAACCCGACTTTTCTTCAACGCCTAATGCAAGATATCAAAACACAATGTCTTGAAGAGGGTTATTCATTACCACGCTAA
- the LOC100794323 gene encoding PI-PLC-like phosphodiesterase domain-contiaing protein isoform X5: protein MMQSSRSRKAALRVRVPSRKLMILSLAIFAILPPIFFHFRLRRLQQLQFTKCRWLNDPPLVCAHGGDSSKASPNTSRVDCIEIDVSRSSDGVLFALHDRDLQRLTGSATSKVGYLNSKEIRELSASRQSTSKFTDQSILTIQDALMLTANSVRQIVLDVKVGPPFYEKELAKDVLSIVEKTECSNCLIWAKSDILARDVIKLSSEITVGYIVMREPSTGARTNLLRMKGAEVVGVYHPLIDENLVKVLHRRNKKVYAWTVDDVESMQKVLFEHVDAIVTSNPTFLQRLMQDIKTQCLEEGYSLPR, encoded by the exons ATGATGCAGAGTTCAAGATCACGAAAAGCAGCGTTGAGAGTCAGAGTTCCTTCGCGGAAGCTGATGATTCTCTCTCTGGCCATTTTCGCCATTCTCCCTCCCATTTTCTTCCACTTCCGCCTCCGACGCCTCCAACAGCTGCAATTCACAAAGTGCCGTTGGCTCAACGATCCTCCTCTGGTCTGCGCCCACGGTGGCGATTCTTCCAAGGCTTCTCCAAACACC TCTCGCGTCGACTGCATTGAGATCGACGTTTCTCGTTCTTCTGACGGAGTTCTCTTTGCTCTCCATGACAG GGATTTGCAGCGCTTAACTGGAAGCGCTACTTCTAAAGTTGGTTACTTGAACTCAAAAGAG ATTAGAGAGCTTAGTGCTTCACGTCAGTCTACCTCCAAGTTTACTGATCAAAGTATACTTACAATCCAAGATGCTCTGATG TTGACTGCAAATTCAGTACGCCAGATAGTTCTAGATGTTAAGGTTGGGCCCCCATTTTATGAGAAAGAGCTTGCCAAAGATGTTCTCTCTATT GTGGAGAAGACGGAGTGCAGCAATTGCCTCATATGGGCTAAAAGTGACATTTTAGCAAGAGATGTAATTAAACTCTCATCAGAAATTACA GTTGGCTACATTGTTATGAGAGAACCTTCTACTGGAGCTAGGACAAATTTGTTGAGAATGAAAGGTGCTGAGGTTGTTGGTGTCTATCATCCACTGATTGATGAAAATCTTGTGAAAGTTTTGCACAG GAGGAACAAAAAGGTGTATGCCTGGACAGTTGATGATGTAGAATCCATGCAAAAGGTGTTGTTTGAACATGTTGATGCTATTGTTACGAGCAACCCGACTTTTCTTCAACGCCTAATGCAAGATATCAAAACACAATGTCTTGAAGAGGGTTATTCATTACCACGCTAA
- the LOC100794323 gene encoding PI-PLC-like phosphodiesterase domain-contiaing protein isoform X8 gives MMQSSRSRKAALRVRVPSRKLMILSLAIFAILPPIFFHFRLRRLQQLQFTKCRWLNDPPLVCAHGGDSSKASPNTMASYFHALQSRVDCIEIDVSRSSDGVLFALHDRDLQRLTGSATSKVGYLNSKEVEKTECSNCLIWAKSDILARDVIKLSSEITSGMMQVGYIVMREPSTGARTNLLRMKGAEVVGVYHPLIDENLVKVLHRRNKKVYAWTVDDVESMQKVLFEHVDAIVTSNPTFLQRLMQDIKTQCLEEGYSLPR, from the exons ATGATGCAGAGTTCAAGATCACGAAAAGCAGCGTTGAGAGTCAGAGTTCCTTCGCGGAAGCTGATGATTCTCTCTCTGGCCATTTTCGCCATTCTCCCTCCCATTTTCTTCCACTTCCGCCTCCGACGCCTCCAACAGCTGCAATTCACAAAGTGCCGTTGGCTCAACGATCCTCCTCTGGTCTGCGCCCACGGTGGCGATTCTTCCAAGGCTTCTCCAAACACC ATGGCGTCCTATTTCCACGCTCTTCAGTCTCGCGTCGACTGCATTGAGATCGACGTTTCTCGTTCTTCTGACGGAGTTCTCTTTGCTCTCCATGACAG GGATTTGCAGCGCTTAACTGGAAGCGCTACTTCTAAAGTTGGTTACTTGAACTCAAAAGAG GTGGAGAAGACGGAGTGCAGCAATTGCCTCATATGGGCTAAAAGTGACATTTTAGCAAGAGATGTAATTAAACTCTCATCAGAAATTACA TCGGGGATGATGCAGGTTGGCTACATTGTTATGAGAGAACCTTCTACTGGAGCTAGGACAAATTTGTTGAGAATGAAAGGTGCTGAGGTTGTTGGTGTCTATCATCCACTGATTGATGAAAATCTTGTGAAAGTTTTGCACAG GAGGAACAAAAAGGTGTATGCCTGGACAGTTGATGATGTAGAATCCATGCAAAAGGTGTTGTTTGAACATGTTGATGCTATTGTTACGAGCAACCCGACTTTTCTTCAACGCCTAATGCAAGATATCAAAACACAATGTCTTGAAGAGGGTTATTCATTACCACGCTAA
- the LOC100794323 gene encoding PI-PLC-like phosphodiesterase domain-contiaing protein isoform X3 translates to MMQSSRSRKAALRVRVPSRKLMILSLAIFAILPPIFFHFRLRRLQQLQFTKCRWLNDPPLVCAHGGDSSKASPNTSRVDCIEIDVSRSSDGVLFALHDRDLQRLTGSATSKVGYLNSKEIRELSASRQSTSKFTDQSILTIQDALMLTANSVRQIVLDVKVGPPFYEKELAKDVLSIVEKTECSNCLIWAKSDILARDVIKLSSEITSGMMQVGYIVMREPSTGARTNLLRMKGAEVVGVYHPLIDENLVKVLHRRNKKVYAWTVDDVESMQKVLFEHVDAIVTSNPTFLQRLMQDIKTQCLEEGYSLPR, encoded by the exons ATGATGCAGAGTTCAAGATCACGAAAAGCAGCGTTGAGAGTCAGAGTTCCTTCGCGGAAGCTGATGATTCTCTCTCTGGCCATTTTCGCCATTCTCCCTCCCATTTTCTTCCACTTCCGCCTCCGACGCCTCCAACAGCTGCAATTCACAAAGTGCCGTTGGCTCAACGATCCTCCTCTGGTCTGCGCCCACGGTGGCGATTCTTCCAAGGCTTCTCCAAACACC TCTCGCGTCGACTGCATTGAGATCGACGTTTCTCGTTCTTCTGACGGAGTTCTCTTTGCTCTCCATGACAG GGATTTGCAGCGCTTAACTGGAAGCGCTACTTCTAAAGTTGGTTACTTGAACTCAAAAGAG ATTAGAGAGCTTAGTGCTTCACGTCAGTCTACCTCCAAGTTTACTGATCAAAGTATACTTACAATCCAAGATGCTCTGATG TTGACTGCAAATTCAGTACGCCAGATAGTTCTAGATGTTAAGGTTGGGCCCCCATTTTATGAGAAAGAGCTTGCCAAAGATGTTCTCTCTATT GTGGAGAAGACGGAGTGCAGCAATTGCCTCATATGGGCTAAAAGTGACATTTTAGCAAGAGATGTAATTAAACTCTCATCAGAAATTACA TCGGGGATGATGCAGGTTGGCTACATTGTTATGAGAGAACCTTCTACTGGAGCTAGGACAAATTTGTTGAGAATGAAAGGTGCTGAGGTTGTTGGTGTCTATCATCCACTGATTGATGAAAATCTTGTGAAAGTTTTGCACAG GAGGAACAAAAAGGTGTATGCCTGGACAGTTGATGATGTAGAATCCATGCAAAAGGTGTTGTTTGAACATGTTGATGCTATTGTTACGAGCAACCCGACTTTTCTTCAACGCCTAATGCAAGATATCAAAACACAATGTCTTGAAGAGGGTTATTCATTACCACGCTAA
- the LOC100794323 gene encoding PI-PLC-like phosphodiesterase domain-contiaing protein isoform X4: MMQSSRSRKAALRVRVPSRKLMILSLAIFAILPPIFFHFRLRRLQQLQFTKCRWLNDPPLVCAHGGDSSKASPNTMASYFHALQSRVDCIEIDVSRSSDGVLFALHDRDLQRLTGSATSKVGYLNSKEIRELSASRQSTSKFTDQSILTIQDALMLTANSVRQIVLDVKVGPPFYEKELAKDVLSIVEKTECSNCLIWAKSDILARDVGYIVMREPSTGARTNLLRMKGAEVVGVYHPLIDENLVKVLHRRNKKVYAWTVDDVESMQKVLFEHVDAIVTSNPTFLQRLMQDIKTQCLEEGYSLPR; the protein is encoded by the exons ATGATGCAGAGTTCAAGATCACGAAAAGCAGCGTTGAGAGTCAGAGTTCCTTCGCGGAAGCTGATGATTCTCTCTCTGGCCATTTTCGCCATTCTCCCTCCCATTTTCTTCCACTTCCGCCTCCGACGCCTCCAACAGCTGCAATTCACAAAGTGCCGTTGGCTCAACGATCCTCCTCTGGTCTGCGCCCACGGTGGCGATTCTTCCAAGGCTTCTCCAAACACC ATGGCGTCCTATTTCCACGCTCTTCAGTCTCGCGTCGACTGCATTGAGATCGACGTTTCTCGTTCTTCTGACGGAGTTCTCTTTGCTCTCCATGACAG GGATTTGCAGCGCTTAACTGGAAGCGCTACTTCTAAAGTTGGTTACTTGAACTCAAAAGAG ATTAGAGAGCTTAGTGCTTCACGTCAGTCTACCTCCAAGTTTACTGATCAAAGTATACTTACAATCCAAGATGCTCTGATG TTGACTGCAAATTCAGTACGCCAGATAGTTCTAGATGTTAAGGTTGGGCCCCCATTTTATGAGAAAGAGCTTGCCAAAGATGTTCTCTCTATT GTGGAGAAGACGGAGTGCAGCAATTGCCTCATATGGGCTAAAAGTGACATTTTAGCAAGAGAT GTTGGCTACATTGTTATGAGAGAACCTTCTACTGGAGCTAGGACAAATTTGTTGAGAATGAAAGGTGCTGAGGTTGTTGGTGTCTATCATCCACTGATTGATGAAAATCTTGTGAAAGTTTTGCACAG GAGGAACAAAAAGGTGTATGCCTGGACAGTTGATGATGTAGAATCCATGCAAAAGGTGTTGTTTGAACATGTTGATGCTATTGTTACGAGCAACCCGACTTTTCTTCAACGCCTAATGCAAGATATCAAAACACAATGTCTTGAAGAGGGTTATTCATTACCACGCTAA
- the LOC100794323 gene encoding PI-PLC-like phosphodiesterase domain-contiaing protein yields the protein MILSLAIFAILPPIFFHFRLRRLQQLQFTKCRWLNDPPLVCAHGGDSSKASPNTMASYFHALQSRVDCIEIDVSRSSDGVLFALHDRDLQRLTGSATSKVGYLNSKEIRELSASRQSTSKFTDQSILTIQDALMLTANSVRQIVLDVKVGPPFYEKELAKDVLSIVEKTECSNCLIWAKSDILARDVIKLSSEITVGYIVMREPSTGARTNLLRMKGAEVVGVYHPLIDENLVKVLHRRNKKVYAWTVDDVESMQKVLFEHVDAIVTSNPTFLQRLMQDIKTQCLEEGYSLPR from the exons ATGATTCTCTCTCTGGCCATTTTCGCCATTCTCCCTCCCATTTTCTTCCACTTCCGCCTCCGACGCCTCCAACAGCTGCAATTCACAAAGTGCCGTTGGCTCAACGATCCTCCTCTGGTCTGCGCCCACGGTGGCGATTCTTCCAAGGCTTCTCCAAACACC ATGGCGTCCTATTTCCACGCTCTTCAGTCTCGCGTCGACTGCATTGAGATCGACGTTTCTCGTTCTTCTGACGGAGTTCTCTTTGCTCTCCATGACAG GGATTTGCAGCGCTTAACTGGAAGCGCTACTTCTAAAGTTGGTTACTTGAACTCAAAAGAG ATTAGAGAGCTTAGTGCTTCACGTCAGTCTACCTCCAAGTTTACTGATCAAAGTATACTTACAATCCAAGATGCTCTGATG TTGACTGCAAATTCAGTACGCCAGATAGTTCTAGATGTTAAGGTTGGGCCCCCATTTTATGAGAAAGAGCTTGCCAAAGATGTTCTCTCTATT GTGGAGAAGACGGAGTGCAGCAATTGCCTCATATGGGCTAAAAGTGACATTTTAGCAAGAGATGTAATTAAACTCTCATCAGAAATTACA GTTGGCTACATTGTTATGAGAGAACCTTCTACTGGAGCTAGGACAAATTTGTTGAGAATGAAAGGTGCTGAGGTTGTTGGTGTCTATCATCCACTGATTGATGAAAATCTTGTGAAAGTTTTGCACAG GAGGAACAAAAAGGTGTATGCCTGGACAGTTGATGATGTAGAATCCATGCAAAAGGTGTTGTTTGAACATGTTGATGCTATTGTTACGAGCAACCCGACTTTTCTTCAACGCCTAATGCAAGATATCAAAACACAATGTCTTGAAGAGGGTTATTCATTACCACGCTAA